One Aliidiomarina minuta genomic region harbors:
- a CDS encoding TIGR02450 family Trp-rich protein, producing MHQINPKKLINSKWTAVVPKMKEKHFMVTEVEFDEDEKLIGCSIEAVMSKRVFEIEWRDLKDETQWLQGWK from the coding sequence ATGCATCAGATTAACCCGAAAAAGTTAATTAACAGTAAATGGACGGCGGTGGTGCCGAAAATGAAAGAAAAACACTTTATGGTGACTGAAGTCGAGTTCGATGAAGACGAAAAGCTTATCGGCTGCTCGATCGAAGCTGTCATGTCAAAACGTGTTTTTGAAATTGAATGGCGTGACTTAAAAGACGAAACACAATGGTTACAGGGTTGGAAGTAA
- a CDS encoding DUF4442 domain-containing protein yields MRAYIRRRLSSPRALRLLLNWYRPYRGAGIKVTHINADFSSATVIMRQHWYNTNYVGTHFGGSLYSMVDPMYMLLLMRSLGNDYIVWDKAASIKFIRPGKGTVKAQFAITPAKLADIKEQAASGDPVLPEWDLDITDEQGDLVARVHKTLYVKKKAGR; encoded by the coding sequence ATGCGCGCTTATATTCGTCGTCGGCTGTCCAGCCCCCGGGCCCTTCGCCTCTTACTCAACTGGTACCGACCCTACCGGGGGGCTGGCATTAAGGTCACCCATATCAATGCAGACTTCAGCAGCGCCACTGTGATCATGCGCCAGCACTGGTACAACACCAACTATGTAGGCACTCACTTTGGTGGCTCGCTCTACAGTATGGTCGACCCTATGTATATGTTGCTGCTGATGCGCAGTCTGGGCAATGACTATATTGTCTGGGACAAAGCCGCCAGCATAAAATTTATACGCCCAGGCAAGGGAACTGTCAAAGCTCAGTTTGCAATAACGCCGGCTAAGTTAGCCGACATAAAAGAGCAGGCCGCCAGTGGCGACCCGGTGTTGCCTGAGTGGGATCTGGACATTACCGACGAGCAAGGCGACCTGGTCGCCCGGGTGCATAAAACCCTATATGTTAAGAAGAAGGCCGGTCGTTGA
- a CDS encoding pirin family protein, translating into MSNRGQNPQALQGKETHPEHVLERLTAREADVGGIPVARVIPVRGRRVIGPWCFLDHAGPVQFSESNQGFDVGPHPHTGLQTFTWMLEGEVLHRDSLGNEQVIKPGQVNLMTAGRGIVHTEESLSKSGALHATQLWIALPKEDKATAPRFDHYPKLPRWTQDKVDFTLLTGNYQDQKAPTLHFSPILGMDIQSPGDSELKLSLDTNFEHGVFVLQGELEIEGETFTENELAFLGLGREHIECKLKAGSRVLLVGGEPLESEIVIWWNFVGHSKEEVRQAVTDWQQGTSRFGKVEGYDGPPMEAPSLP; encoded by the coding sequence ATGAGCAACCGAGGCCAGAACCCGCAAGCTTTGCAAGGCAAAGAAACCCACCCTGAGCATGTATTAGAGCGTCTGACTGCTCGTGAGGCCGATGTCGGGGGCATTCCTGTAGCCCGGGTAATACCGGTGCGAGGGCGACGTGTGATAGGCCCCTGGTGCTTTCTCGATCATGCCGGGCCAGTGCAATTCAGTGAGAGCAATCAAGGCTTTGATGTGGGGCCGCACCCGCATACTGGTTTGCAGACCTTTACCTGGATGTTAGAGGGTGAAGTTCTACACCGCGATAGCCTCGGCAACGAACAGGTGATTAAACCCGGTCAGGTCAATCTGATGACTGCAGGGCGTGGCATTGTGCATACTGAAGAGTCTTTGTCTAAAAGCGGTGCTTTGCATGCAACGCAGCTGTGGATAGCTTTGCCCAAAGAAGATAAAGCTACCGCGCCCCGGTTTGATCATTACCCGAAACTACCACGCTGGACTCAGGATAAGGTCGATTTCACCCTGCTAACGGGCAATTATCAGGATCAGAAAGCCCCCACACTGCACTTTTCGCCTATCCTGGGCATGGACATACAAAGCCCTGGGGATTCTGAGTTAAAGCTGTCACTGGATACCAACTTCGAACACGGTGTTTTTGTCTTGCAGGGCGAGCTTGAAATTGAAGGCGAGACCTTTACTGAGAATGAACTGGCTTTTCTGGGCCTGGGCCGGGAACACATTGAATGTAAACTGAAAGCCGGCAGCCGGGTGCTATTGGTAGGCGGTGAACCCCTGGAGAGCGAGATTGTGATCTGGTGGAATTTTGTTGGTCACAGTAAAGAAGAAGTGCGTCAGGCGGTAACTGACTGGCAACAGGGTACGTCGCGTTTCGGTAAGGTCGAAGGTTACGACGGGCCTCCGATGGAAGCACCGTCGCTGCCCTGA
- a CDS encoding YebC/PmpR family DNA-binding transcriptional regulator: MGRAYQNRKESIAKTANAKSKVYSKYGREIYMVAKQGGIDPDGNLPLRSLIERAKKDQVPAHVVSKAIDKAKGGGGEDYAVARYEGFGPGNCMVIVDCLTDNSNRTYGDVRNCFTKTKCKIGAPGTAAHMFDHCAIFAFAGDDEDTVLETLMEADVDVTDVESEDGMITVFAPHTEYAKTRQALQESFESIDFETDDIQFIAQTSTEVSGDDVAMLEKFLDMLNDVDDVQNIYHNAQY, encoded by the coding sequence ATGGGCAGAGCCTATCAGAACCGTAAAGAATCGATTGCGAAAACGGCAAATGCAAAAAGTAAGGTCTATAGCAAATATGGACGCGAAATTTATATGGTCGCCAAACAGGGTGGCATAGATCCGGACGGCAATCTGCCCTTACGTTCGCTGATTGAGCGTGCAAAAAAAGATCAGGTTCCCGCGCATGTTGTCAGTAAAGCTATTGATAAAGCCAAAGGTGGCGGTGGCGAAGACTACGCCGTAGCCCGTTATGAAGGTTTTGGTCCGGGTAACTGCATGGTGATCGTCGACTGTCTGACCGACAATTCCAACCGCACTTACGGTGACGTACGTAACTGCTTCACTAAAACTAAATGCAAAATTGGTGCGCCCGGCACCGCCGCGCACATGTTTGACCACTGCGCTATTTTTGCTTTTGCCGGTGATGACGAAGACACCGTACTGGAAACTTTAATGGAAGCCGATGTCGACGTTACCGACGTAGAATCTGAAGACGGTATGATCACAGTGTTCGCCCCACATACTGAGTATGCAAAAACTCGTCAGGCATTACAGGAAAGCTTCGAAAGCATTGACTTTGAAACCGACGACATTCAATTCATCGCGCAAACTTCAACGGAAGTAAGCGGCGATGATGTCGCCATGCTGGAGAAGTTTCTCGACATGCTGAACGATGTGGATGATGTACAGAACATCTACCACAACGCCCAGTACTAA
- a CDS encoding DUF3617 domain-containing protein: MFKKSITSGAIALSLLCSSVLAADFELDIKPGLWEHSFSMESESGAMESAIEEALRQLQSLPESQRRMVENMMREQGINLDLAGSTMQICITEEDIQRGSLPQQENCEQSIEQQTDDTLYFDFECAGDPPYSGQGSMTLVNREHYTGSAEFSTEMAGRQEHIQMTQEGYWLQDDCDG; this comes from the coding sequence ATGTTTAAAAAATCAATCACCAGCGGCGCCATTGCGCTTAGCTTACTCTGCTCATCAGTGCTGGCCGCTGATTTTGAGTTGGATATTAAGCCCGGTTTATGGGAACACAGCTTTTCTATGGAAAGCGAGAGCGGTGCGATGGAAAGCGCTATTGAGGAAGCATTGCGTCAGCTACAGAGCCTGCCCGAAAGCCAGCGCCGTATGGTTGAAAATATGATGCGCGAACAGGGCATTAACCTGGATCTGGCAGGCTCCACGATGCAAATCTGCATCACCGAGGAAGACATTCAGCGCGGCAGTCTGCCACAACAGGAAAATTGTGAGCAAAGTATTGAGCAGCAAACGGACGATACTTTATATTTCGACTTTGAATGTGCTGGTGATCCTCCTTACAGTGGGCAGGGCAGTATGACTTTGGTGAACAGAGAGCACTATACTGGCAGTGCAGAGTTCAGTACTGAGATGGCCGGCCGTCAGGAGCACATTCAGATGACCCAGGAAGGTTACTGGTTGCAGGATGATTGCGACGGTTAA
- a CDS encoding prepilin-type N-terminal cleavage/methylation domain-containing protein, which yields MKQGGFTLVELIIVILILGILAVSAAPQFFNYSTNAEHSAIQSLSSALKSGVELTHYQASIRQLETENMSCLGGKFDTADGNCSENGILLRFGYPAASVENLNKVVNLNDWEHLELSTGNAITFARTSEKLSTECRVIYRYDDIGVQAPTIETRTNQC from the coding sequence ATGAAACAAGGCGGTTTTACACTCGTTGAACTAATTATCGTTATACTGATACTTGGTATACTGGCTGTCTCAGCTGCCCCACAGTTTTTTAATTATTCGACGAACGCTGAACATAGCGCTATACAGAGCCTTTCCTCTGCATTGAAATCCGGGGTCGAGCTCACTCACTATCAAGCCAGTATTCGGCAGCTAGAAACAGAAAATATGTCCTGCCTGGGCGGTAAATTTGATACTGCCGACGGCAATTGCTCAGAGAATGGAATTTTACTACGTTTCGGATATCCGGCGGCCTCAGTAGAGAACCTCAATAAAGTGGTTAATCTTAACGACTGGGAACATTTGGAATTAAGTACCGGAAACGCCATCACTTTTGCCCGCACAAGCGAGAAATTAAGTACAGAGTGCAGGGTTATTTATCGCTATGACGACATAGGGGTGCAGGCTCCAACCATAGAAACCCGCACCAACCAATGTTGA